Part of the Carnobacterium pleistocenium FTR1 genome is shown below.
TTTAGAAGGAAGTATCTTTGTATCGGGTTCTTCGGTCCAATGGTTGCGTGATGGCTTGAAAATGATTGAAAATTCAGCTGATTCAGAAGCACTAGCTAAAGCCTCAAAAAACAAAAATGAAGTATTTGTCGTACCAGCCTTCACTGGATTAGGTGCTCCATACTGGGATTCAGAAGCACGTGGATCGGTTTTTGGATTAAATCGTGGAACAACCAAAGAAGACTTTGTCAAAGCGACCTTACAGTCTATTGCTTACCAAGCACGCGACGTGATCGATACGATGAACAAAGACGCCGGGATCGATATTCCATTATTGAAAGTCGATGGCGGAGCTGCTAATAACGATTGGTTGATGCAATTCCAAGCCGATATCTTAGGCACTAAAGTCCAACGCGCACACAACTTAGAAACGACTGCTTTAGGAGCTGCTTACTTAGCTGGCTTAGCTGTTGGATTCTGGGAAAGTATGGATGAAATCAAAGGTATGTACGAAGAAGGCGGAATTTTTGAACCACAAATGCCAGAAGCTGAACGCGAAAAATTATACGAAAATTGGAAACTAGCCGTTAAAGCCACTCAACTCTTTAAACCGGAAGCTTAAAAAGGAGGAAAAAATCATGGTTTTCTCAATTGAACGAAGAAAACAAGACATCAAGGCACTAAAAGAAGGCATACTAGACGTTTTAATCATTGGTGGAGGGATCACAGGTGCTGGCACAGCTTTACAAGCCAGCGCTTCAGGTCTTAAAACAGGGCTGGTCGAGATGCAAGACTTTGCAGAAGGAACGTCATCCCGCTCAACCAAATTGGTCCACGGCGGCTTACGTTATTTGAAAAACTTCGATGTTGAAGTTGTAGCCGACACGGTCCAAGAACGGGCGGTCGTACAAGGAATCGCACCACATATTCCAAAAGCGGACCCAATGATTTTGCCAATCTATAACGAACCCGGTTCAACTTTTTCGATGTTTTCTTTAAAAATAGCGATGGATCTGTATGATCGACTAGCTGATGTTACGGGGACAAAATATGCAAACTACACGTTGACTAAAGAAGAAGTCTTGAAACGCGAACCGCAACTGAGAAGTGATGGTTTATTAGGTGCTGGAGTCTATCTAGACTACCGCAACAATGATGCCCGCTTGGTGATTGAAAATATTAAACGCGCAGCTACAGATGGCGGACACATGGTCAGCCGCATGAAAGTGGTCGGGATCGTACACGATGAAAACGACAAAGTCAGTGGCGCAACCGTAGAAGACTTATTGACCGGGGAAACATTTGATATCAAAGCTCGTATTGTATTGAATACAACGGGTCCTTGGTCAGATACGATCCGTCAAATGGATGATAAAGTAGACGCTGCACCTCAAATGCGTCCGACAAAAGGCGTTCATTTAGTCGTAGATAACAAACGATTATTTGTACCGCAACCCACTTATTTTGACACAGGCAAAAACGATGGCCGGATGGTATTCGTGATTCCGCGTGAAGCAAAAACGTACTTCGGAACAACAGATACCGACTACACAGGCGACTTTTTACACCCAGTTGTTGAACAAGAAGATGTGGATTACCTACTAGAAATTGTCAACAACCGCTATCCGTCAGCTGAGATCACAATCGACGATATCGAATCCAGTTGGGCAGGATTGCGTCCATTGATTTCTGCTAATGGCGGTTCAGACTACAATGGTGCAAAAAATCAACCTATCTCAGATGAAAGCTTTGACAACGTCATCGCAGCAATCGAGCGCTACCAAAAAGGATCTGTCGATCGGATTACTGTAGAAGAAGCTTTGAAAAACATTGAAGTCAGCAACTCTGAATCAGAAGATAACCCTTCGGCCATTTCACGTGGCAGCGCGTTAGACATTGATCCAGACGGCTTGATCACAGTAGCCGGAGGAAAGATAACCGACTACCGTAAAATGGCGCTGGGTGCGATGAAAGCTGTTGTTGAAATCTTACAAAACGATTTTAACCTTTCTTATGAATTGATTGATTCTGCTAAATATTCAGTGTCTGGCGGCGAAATCAACCCGCTAGAAGTTGAAGCAGAAACTGAAAAATTAGCTCAAATGGGGATTGAAAAAGGGCTGAATGAATCAGAAGCGTTGTACCT
Proteins encoded:
- the glpO gene encoding type 1 glycerol-3-phosphate oxidase — its product is MVFSIERRKQDIKALKEGILDVLIIGGGITGAGTALQASASGLKTGLVEMQDFAEGTSSRSTKLVHGGLRYLKNFDVEVVADTVQERAVVQGIAPHIPKADPMILPIYNEPGSTFSMFSLKIAMDLYDRLADVTGTKYANYTLTKEEVLKREPQLRSDGLLGAGVYLDYRNNDARLVIENIKRAATDGGHMVSRMKVVGIVHDENDKVSGATVEDLLTGETFDIKARIVLNTTGPWSDTIRQMDDKVDAAPQMRPTKGVHLVVDNKRLFVPQPTYFDTGKNDGRMVFVIPREAKTYFGTTDTDYTGDFLHPVVEQEDVDYLLEIVNNRYPSAEITIDDIESSWAGLRPLISANGGSDYNGAKNQPISDESFDNVIAAIERYQKGSVDRITVEEALKNIEVSNSESEDNPSAISRGSALDIDPDGLITVAGGKITDYRKMALGAMKAVVEILQNDFNLSYELIDSAKYSVSGGEINPLEVEAETEKLAQMGIEKGLNESEALYLANLYGSNVPKVFALLDETQQIEGLTLADTLSLCYAMKEEMALTPSDFLIRRTNHMLFMRDTLDSIIDPVITEMARYYGWTEETKITYQKGLETAIAESDLKNLKGDGDK